The Coleofasciculus sp. FACHB-1120 region CTTACTCTACTTTGACGATACTGAATGCCGATGGGTTGCATCCTCCTGCTCAAGTAACAACTGCTTTTGAAGCATTCCTCTTGCCTGGATTAGCCTAAGCCAACGCGCTTGAATTTATAAAACCCAAACCCTATAAGCATTTCAGGGTGTACATTGCCTGAATTTTTTTTGAGGATCGGCAAGTTGCCGCCTTGGGAACTGATAATATTCGCAACTTGTCATCAAAGATAATTGTGAATATTAATATTAGCGATGCGACTGCATACACCAAGTATGTATACCTTCCAGCGTAAAAAAATATCCCAATTGGTGAGTCTCTAAGTTACTAAATCGTACAGTTAATAATGCACATCAAAAGCATCAAACGTATGACACCTCAGGGTTTTCCCGATCGTTCCTCCCATTCTTCTAGCATCCGTTTTGCCAAACGTTTCGCTGGTGTCGTACCCGTCCGGGCGTCCCTGCTAAGCGCTTTATTACTTTCGTCTGGTGGGGTCATGGCACTTCCTGCGGCTGCTCTTACCCCGCCATCAACGCAGATAGCTCAACTTCCTGCCAGCGCGAACGTTGTCTACGTCAACCAATCCACGGGCAATGATACTGCCAGTGCTGGCACCAGTGAAAACACACCCTATCGCACTATCACCTACGCCCTCCAGCAAGCCCGCTCTGGCACAGTCGTACAATTAGCTCCAGGTTCCTACACGGCTGATACGGGTGAAGTTTTCCCCCTCCTTGTCAAACAAGGCGTCATTTTGCGCGGCGATGAGCAAAGCAAAGGGCAGACTGTAGCGATTATTGGCGGCGGCGGCTATGTTAGTCCTACCTTTTCCGGTCAGAACATTGCAATACGAGCAGAGAAAGACAGTGAAGTCAGAGGATTGACCATCACTAACCCGAATCGTCGGGGAACTGGACTGTGGATTGAATCTACCAATGCAACAGTCAGCAACAACACCTTTTCGAGCAACGACCGGGAAGGAGTTTTCGTCACCGGGACAGCTACCCCCAAAATTGAAAGCAATATCTTTACCAGAAATAAGGGGAATGGCATTTCAGTCGCTAAGACAGCGCAAGGAGAAGTCCGCAACAATCTGTTTCAAGAGACGGGGAATGGGATTGTCCTAACTGAGACGGCATCGCCTTTGCTCGCAGACAACCGCATTGTCCAAAACGTTGATGGAATCGTCGCCTCCAACTCCGCTGCCCCAGTCCTGCGTAACAACATTATTGAGGCAAACACGCGGTATGGAGTCGTAGCAAGCGGAGATGCCCAGCCCAATTTAGGGACTCAAGAGAATCCTGGGCAAAATCGGATTCGCAATAATGTTCGATTCGATGTTGCTAACCTAACCCGCACGAATACTATCATCGCGGTCGGCAACGATATTGATTCTAAGAAAATTTCCGGGCGCGTGGATTTTGTGGCGACGTCGATACCTAGCGGTGGTTTTGCCGATGTTCAAGGGAACTGGGCGCAAGCCTATATCGAAGCTTTAGTTGCTAAAGATGTAATTGCCGGTTTCCCTGATGGGACTTTCCGCCCCAACGAACCTGTCACCCGCGCTCAGTTTGCCGCGATTATTAACAAAGCTTTTTCACCAGCACAGATACAGCCTGGAATTAATTTCGTCGATGTCAAAACTAATTATTGGGCTTATCAAGCGATTCAAAGCGCTTATCGGG contains the following coding sequences:
- a CDS encoding DUF1565 domain-containing protein, whose translation is MTPQGFPDRSSHSSSIRFAKRFAGVVPVRASLLSALLLSSGGVMALPAAALTPPSTQIAQLPASANVVYVNQSTGNDTASAGTSENTPYRTITYALQQARSGTVVQLAPGSYTADTGEVFPLLVKQGVILRGDEQSKGQTVAIIGGGGYVSPTFSGQNIAIRAEKDSEVRGLTITNPNRRGTGLWIESTNATVSNNTFSSNDREGVFVTGTATPKIESNIFTRNKGNGISVAKTAQGEVRNNLFQETGNGIVLTETASPLLADNRIVQNVDGIVASNSAAPVLRNNIIEANTRYGVVASGDAQPNLGTQENPGQNRIRNNVRFDVANLTRTNTIIAVGNDIDSKKISGRVDFVATSIPSGGFADVQGNWAQAYIEALVAKDVIAGFPDGTFRPNEPVTRAQFAAIINKAFSPAQIQPGINFVDVKTNYWAYQAIQSAYRGGFLSGYPGQVFRAEQRIPRVQVLVSLASGLKLRSEDTNVLSVYNDATQIPSWASTAIAGATQKQLVVNYPTLTQLNPSRDATRAEVAAFVYQALVNAGRAEAISSPYLVQAP